The DNA segment CAGGCCCCATCTGGGGCTGTTCCTGCTGGACCTATTCTGCGCGCTGGTGGTGGCCGCGGTGGACGTGGCGTTCCCGCTGGTGACCCAATACGTCCTGCGCACCCTTCTGCCCGCCATGGCGGCCAACAGCGCCCTGGTGCGCCTTTTCGCGCTGCTCATGGGCTGCCTTGT comes from the Abditibacteriota bacterium genome and includes:
- a CDS encoding ABC transporter ATP-binding protein, whose translation is MEKLRRFLAYYRPHLGLFLLDLFCALVVAAVDVAFPLVTQYVLRTLLPAMAANSALVRLFALLMGCLVCAYFIRAVLQFIIGYWGHRLGTFIEADMRRDIFTHIQTLPFSFYDR